A genomic window from Candidatus Nitrosoglobus terrae includes:
- a CDS encoding mechanosensitive ion channel domain-containing protein, whose protein sequence is MLILWQEAIGVSLATPAIEITHLDSGAVLAQVQGKIKEIEEDQGLDSVQKKKLLDLYRLAKERLQAVKTYKDNVSAYRQAIELIPAQIEKINKDLASTSTDRVITPLNQSGDSTSLLDLEQYLTQREAKLTALEGVLAGLDKQLQEQQPRIRQARDQLAEAKQRQEQIEIELKVPPREGEISFISEASQLASQAKLEACLSEIEMLEQELLSYNPRLQLLKAQRDLTAQQIAQAQVQVKFLRQLINQRRQTEVGQVQRVTALAEQESAGKDPAIQRLAEQNARLGEELASMVAKLSQIPAKGEIAETQLKLIEQESKSARQRLEIAGLNEALQQILQKQRRSLPELSYYRIEIRKNRQEMAEVGLSQLRIDDQRQQLSKINDAVNQELAGPVSLQLPLSKQGEIKIEVRKLLESQRSLLDKLSATQTQYLLSIGDLDFTQQQLISKVEQYTKFLDEHLLWIPSTSPLDVRTWHGLLISITWLFSPSNWLETTHVLRVAVMDEILLITTVILVFIGLTLMRHRLPKILESIAERVAMIYVDRFNFTLRALTVTLLAALPWPLLSGFTGWLLQISPEASEFSKAVGAGLTAITLPLFSMHGLQLLCYKDNGVAQAHFRWGSQAVEVWRRNITWAIPVGLSALFITAMANAQTREVYAESLGRISFIIGMGVFAIFFQRVLKPKGGIVEWYLTDQPSGWLSRFRYLWYSGIVIFPTALMGLAIMGYFYTALHLNYEIVATFRLIIAIVLVRDLVIRWLVVAQRKLALVKMRERREAERVTLSTREAASQSGEGMPPKLDIDQVDIQTINAQTRQLLHTIIGLSLVIGLWLIWSSTVPALGILNDVTLWYHAVVIEGQEVQKPFTLANLAVALALALVAFGATRNLPGVLEIMILRRLPLEPGSRYAITALCRYALGIIGIVVVFEAIGGSWFQIQWLVAALTVGLGVGLQEIFANFVSGLIILFERPIRVGDVITIGDVSGTVSRIRIRATTVTDFDRKELIVPNKTFITDKLVNWTLSDSTTRITIKVGIAYGSDTILAHQVILGVVKANPLVLEDPKPSVYFMGFREGLLDFVVWAFVRELGNRNPLIHELNIAINQVLGEQGIKIPSPQLDIHVRSVTPTPTEIQLLKDIKAG, encoded by the coding sequence ATGCTTATTTTATGGCAAGAAGCTATTGGAGTTTCTTTAGCAACGCCGGCGATTGAGATTACCCATCTAGATTCTGGTGCGGTACTAGCGCAAGTTCAAGGTAAAATTAAGGAGATAGAAGAGGATCAAGGATTAGATAGTGTACAGAAGAAAAAATTATTAGATCTATACCGATTAGCAAAGGAACGTTTACAGGCGGTTAAGACTTATAAAGATAATGTTAGTGCTTATAGGCAGGCTATTGAGCTGATACCGGCTCAGATAGAGAAAATAAACAAAGATCTTGCGTCCACAAGTACAGATAGGGTTATTACTCCTTTAAATCAATCGGGCGATAGTACTTCTCTTCTTGATCTAGAGCAATACCTAACGCAAAGAGAGGCAAAATTAACCGCCTTAGAGGGGGTCTTAGCGGGGTTAGATAAACAGCTACAGGAGCAGCAACCTCGGATTAGACAGGCACGGGATCAGTTAGCAGAAGCAAAGCAGCGGCAAGAGCAGATAGAAATTGAGCTTAAAGTACCCCCTCGGGAAGGGGAAATTTCTTTTATTTCTGAAGCCAGTCAACTAGCATCTCAAGCCAAATTAGAAGCTTGTCTTAGTGAAATTGAGATGCTTGAACAGGAGTTATTAAGCTACAATCCACGGCTCCAGTTATTGAAAGCGCAACGCGACCTTACTGCCCAACAGATTGCGCAAGCTCAAGTACAGGTTAAATTTCTACGACAATTAATTAATCAGCGGCGGCAGACCGAGGTAGGGCAGGTTCAGAGAGTGACCGCCCTAGCTGAACAAGAATCAGCGGGTAAAGATCCAGCTATCCAAAGATTGGCCGAGCAAAATGCACGGCTGGGGGAAGAACTTGCTTCCATGGTTGCCAAGTTAAGTCAAATTCCTGCTAAGGGTGAGATTGCTGAAACCCAACTAAAACTGATAGAACAAGAATCTAAAAGTGCACGGCAAAGATTAGAGATTGCAGGATTGAATGAAGCGTTACAGCAGATTTTACAAAAACAACGCCGTAGCTTACCTGAGCTAAGCTATTATCGGATTGAAATTAGGAAGAATCGTCAAGAAATGGCTGAAGTCGGCCTCAGTCAGCTGCGCATTGACGATCAACGTCAACAGCTTAGCAAGATTAATGATGCTGTAAACCAAGAACTAGCTGGACCAGTTAGCTTACAGCTACCTCTATCTAAGCAGGGGGAGATAAAAATAGAGGTACGTAAGCTGTTAGAAAGCCAGCGCTCTTTGCTCGATAAACTCAGCGCAACCCAAACCCAGTATCTCTTATCGATAGGAGATTTGGACTTTACCCAACAGCAGCTGATCAGTAAGGTTGAGCAATATACAAAGTTTCTAGATGAGCATTTACTCTGGATTCCAAGTACCTCCCCTTTAGATGTTAGGACTTGGCATGGCTTGCTGATTAGCATCACTTGGTTATTCTCTCCAAGTAATTGGCTAGAAACTACCCATGTGTTGAGAGTAGCTGTGATGGATGAGATTCTATTAATTACTACCGTAATACTCGTTTTTATCGGGCTAACCCTGATGCGCCATCGCTTACCTAAGATTCTGGAATCGATTGCAGAGCGAGTAGCGATGATTTATGTGGATCGTTTTAATTTTACCCTTCGAGCTTTAACCGTAACGTTACTGGCGGCATTACCATGGCCATTATTATCTGGGTTTACTGGTTGGCTGTTACAGATTTCCCCTGAAGCCTCTGAATTTAGTAAAGCGGTAGGGGCTGGATTAACTGCTATTACGCTGCCCTTATTTTCAATGCACGGGCTTCAGCTCTTATGTTACAAAGATAATGGGGTAGCCCAAGCTCATTTTCGCTGGGGATCCCAAGCGGTAGAGGTTTGGCGGCGAAATATTACTTGGGCTATCCCAGTTGGTTTGTCCGCTTTATTTATCACAGCGATGGCAAATGCTCAAACCAGAGAAGTATATGCTGAAAGTCTAGGACGAATAAGTTTTATCATCGGCATGGGAGTATTTGCGATCTTTTTTCAACGAGTGTTAAAACCTAAAGGAGGTATTGTTGAGTGGTATTTAACTGATCAGCCTTCAGGCTGGCTATCCCGTTTTCGCTATCTTTGGTATTCGGGAATAGTTATCTTTCCTACGGCTTTGATGGGGCTAGCGATAATGGGTTATTTTTATACAGCATTGCATCTTAATTATGAAATTGTTGCTACATTTCGGTTGATTATTGCAATCGTGTTGGTTCGTGATTTGGTGATACGCTGGTTAGTCGTCGCTCAACGTAAGCTGGCTTTAGTTAAAATGCGGGAAAGACGTGAAGCTGAACGAGTAACCCTTTCTACTAGAGAGGCCGCAAGCCAATCTGGAGAAGGAATGCCGCCTAAGCTCGATATTGATCAAGTAGATATTCAGACAATTAATGCTCAGACGCGTCAGCTACTACACACTATTATAGGGTTGTCACTGGTCATTGGACTTTGGCTAATTTGGTCATCTACGGTTCCAGCCCTTGGGATTCTGAATGATGTCACTCTTTGGTATCACGCTGTCGTTATTGAAGGGCAAGAGGTTCAAAAGCCTTTTACGCTGGCCAATCTTGCTGTGGCTCTAGCCTTAGCTTTAGTAGCCTTTGGGGCAACGAGAAATCTTCCTGGCGTTTTAGAAATAATGATACTACGGCGGCTGCCGCTGGAGCCAGGCAGTCGTTATGCAATTACTGCCCTATGCCGTTATGCCCTTGGAATTATTGGGATCGTCGTGGTATTTGAAGCTATTGGGGGCAGCTGGTTTCAAATTCAATGGCTGGTAGCTGCCCTTACGGTGGGATTAGGTGTTGGCCTGCAGGAAATATTTGCTAATTTTGTTTCAGGATTAATTATTTTATTTGAGCGACCGATTCGAGTAGGGGATGTGATCACCATTGGAGATGTTTCGGGAACAGTTTCCAGAATTAGAATTCGGGCAACTACGGTGACAGATTTTGATCGTAAAGAACTCATTGTTCCCAATAAAACGTTTATTACTGATAAACTGGTGAATTGGACTCTCTCTGATTCAACGACTCGGATAACGATTAAAGTGGGTATTGCTTATGGATCGGATACTATACTTGCTCACCAAGTCATTTTAGGAGTAGTCAAAGCAAATCCCTTAGTGTTAGAGGATCCAAAGCCTAGTGTTTATTTTATGGGTTTTAGGGAGGGCTTATTGGATTTTGTGGTGTGGGCTTTTGTAAGAGAGTTAGGTAATCGCAATCCTTTAATACATGAGCTAAATATTGCCATTAATCAAGTGCTGGGTGAGCAGGGGATTAAGATCCCTTCTCCTCAGTTAGACATTCATGTGCGGTCTGTTACGCCAACCCCCACGGAAATTCAGCTCTTAAAAGATATAAAAGCAGGCTAA
- a CDS encoding ATP-dependent nuclease, translating into MKLIKTQVLNFRSVEDSTEFEIGDLTCLVGKNESGKTAILEALHGIKSTPSFTYDRTRDYPRRYLNHYDERHPDGQSKVTITEWSLDTEDVRAIEDKLGDGALSGDIVMITSYIGRDTLAWVVPVDEKKCLQNLIGRCSLTADEKTAIKESTTIHEARVALQGLSEPSNGQKALLDTLITLNSKSATEAAANILSKRLPRFFYTSFFQRMAGEISLDKLLRDRQQGKVEPRDQIFLDFLEYAGTSIEELQNATKLEELKAKCEAASNNITDEIFEFWSQNDALEVEIDIGDGLKDDPPPFNTGRVAKIRIKNKNHRVSLPLSERSAGFIWFFSFIAQFKQLKKHSGESIILLDEPGLTLHGKAQSDLLRYINDRILPEHQVIYSTHSPFMVPVQHLTDVRVVEDLVDRSNANRPVIKGTKVSANVLSVDRDTIFPLQACLGYEITQSLFIGPNCLLVEGPSDIIYLQMMSNALQSRQREYLDMTRWTICPMGGLDKVASFASLFAGNRLNIVVFCDFGKGDRSKIERLRQSQILESSRILIATNFSGKDKSDVEDLFGAKLYCDLVNQALGLKGIQQITPDKAAKADPNTQRIVKQVERCLPPDAPSFNHFIPANWLLRNPECLQQDDLAVAEALDRFEKLFKAINKFLYVSAM; encoded by the coding sequence ATGAAACTAATCAAAACCCAAGTGCTCAATTTTCGGTCAGTGGAAGATAGCACCGAATTTGAAATCGGTGACCTTACATGCCTCGTTGGGAAAAATGAATCTGGCAAGACTGCCATTCTTGAAGCACTTCACGGGATAAAATCAACCCCCAGTTTCACTTATGATCGGACACGAGACTACCCACGTCGCTACCTTAATCATTATGATGAGCGCCACCCCGATGGACAGTCGAAAGTTACCATCACAGAGTGGTCTTTGGATACCGAAGATGTGCGGGCGATAGAAGATAAACTAGGTGACGGCGCACTTTCTGGCGATATCGTGATGATCACCAGTTATATTGGGCGTGATACCTTGGCATGGGTTGTACCTGTCGATGAAAAAAAATGCCTTCAAAATTTGATCGGTCGATGTTCACTAACCGCCGATGAGAAAACCGCAATAAAAGAGAGCACTACCATTCACGAGGCACGGGTTGCACTGCAGGGGTTATCCGAACCATCTAATGGACAGAAAGCCTTATTAGATACCCTGATTACACTGAACAGTAAGTCTGCGACCGAGGCCGCAGCTAACATTCTCTCGAAGCGACTACCCCGCTTCTTTTATACTTCTTTTTTTCAGCGTATGGCGGGTGAAATATCACTAGACAAGCTTTTGCGAGACAGGCAGCAAGGAAAAGTTGAACCTAGGGATCAGATCTTCCTAGACTTCTTGGAGTACGCTGGAACATCCATTGAGGAACTTCAAAATGCAACTAAGCTCGAAGAACTCAAGGCCAAGTGCGAGGCAGCCTCCAACAATATTACAGATGAAATCTTTGAATTCTGGAGTCAAAACGATGCACTGGAGGTGGAGATCGATATCGGCGATGGGTTAAAAGACGACCCTCCACCATTTAACACTGGCCGAGTAGCCAAGATTCGGATTAAGAACAAAAATCACCGAGTAAGCCTACCCCTTTCAGAACGAAGCGCTGGTTTTATTTGGTTCTTCTCGTTCATTGCCCAATTCAAGCAGTTGAAGAAACACTCCGGGGAGTCTATCATTCTTCTCGATGAGCCGGGGCTAACGCTCCATGGCAAAGCACAGTCTGACTTGCTGCGATATATTAATGATCGGATCTTGCCAGAACATCAAGTGATCTACTCAACCCATTCACCCTTTATGGTGCCTGTGCAGCATTTAACTGACGTACGCGTAGTTGAAGATCTTGTAGATCGATCTAATGCTAATCGTCCAGTGATCAAAGGAACCAAAGTGTCGGCCAATGTGCTTTCAGTAGATCGCGATACCATCTTCCCTTTGCAAGCCTGCCTCGGTTATGAAATTACTCAATCTCTCTTTATCGGCCCAAATTGCTTACTAGTAGAAGGTCCATCTGATATTATCTATCTGCAAATGATGTCCAATGCACTTCAATCTAGGCAGCGGGAATATCTAGATATGACTCGCTGGACTATCTGCCCCATGGGAGGACTAGATAAAGTCGCATCTTTTGCGTCGCTGTTTGCTGGAAACCGACTAAACATCGTAGTGTTCTGCGACTTCGGAAAGGGCGACAGATCCAAGATCGAACGCCTGCGACAAAGCCAGATTCTGGAGTCATCCCGCATCCTTATTGCGACCAATTTCTCTGGAAAAGACAAGTCGGACGTGGAAGATCTATTCGGGGCGAAACTATACTGCGATCTGGTCAACCAAGCACTTGGCTTAAAGGGTATACAGCAGATCACACCTGACAAGGCAGCCAAGGCCGACCCGAATACACAAAGGATCGTAAAGCAGGTTGAGCGTTGCCTTCCCCCAGATGCTCCCAGCTTTAACCATTTTATTCCTGCCAATTGGCTTCTACGTAATCCGGAGTGCCTACAACAGGACGATCTGGCAGTAGCCGAGGCTTTGGATCGATTCGAGAAACTCTTTAAGGCCATAAATAAATTCCTCTACGTTAGTGCAATGTAA
- a CDS encoding metal-dependent hydrolase, whose translation MANFNIHMLGAAAVSGIGVTTLLITRAFPPSMLMAYFILGILGGMLPDIDSKSSIAIRWVFSVLGVGIGFFLVLYFGTHYSLIELVILWGTCFIIVRYGVSSLLTKLTVHRGLIHSIPAGLSFSLGAVILAVQIFGISLLNAWLCGLFLFSGFITHLVLDELYSVDLRGIRVKKSFGSALSLGSFRTPFGTLLLYLLTGILVYLAPPIDKFLAFIYSSKLHQLLLKRLLPAEDWFHHLVTAIHRFLLP comes from the coding sequence ATGGCGAATTTTAATATCCATATGCTGGGTGCAGCGGCAGTAAGCGGCATTGGAGTTACGACTCTACTGATAACCCGTGCTTTTCCGCCCTCTATGCTGATGGCTTATTTTATCCTAGGGATACTTGGTGGAATGCTGCCTGATATTGACTCTAAAAGTTCTATTGCTATTCGTTGGGTATTTAGTGTTTTGGGTGTAGGGATTGGGTTTTTTTTAGTTTTATATTTTGGGACTCATTATTCACTTATTGAGCTGGTTATTTTGTGGGGCACCTGCTTTATCATAGTTCGTTATGGAGTGTCTTCTTTGCTCACTAAGTTAACTGTCCATCGGGGTCTTATTCACTCCATTCCGGCTGGACTCTCTTTTTCCTTGGGTGCTGTTATCTTAGCGGTACAGATATTTGGTATCTCCCTATTGAATGCTTGGCTTTGTGGATTATTTTTATTCTCAGGGTTTATTACCCACTTAGTCTTGGATGAGCTTTATAGCGTCGATCTAAGGGGGATACGGGTAAAAAAATCTTTTGGTAGCGCCCTAAGCTTGGGGAGTTTCCGCACCCCATTCGGAACCCTGTTACTTTATCTATTGACCGGCATTTTAGTATACCTAGCCCCACCTATAGATAAATTTCTAGCCTTTATCTACAGTTCTAAATTACATCAATTATTACTTAAACGGCTGCTACCCGCAGAAGATTGGTTTCATCATCTAGTTACTGCAATTCATCGGTTTTTGCTGCCATAA
- a CDS encoding 4a-hydroxytetrahydrobiopterin dehydratase — MEKLTTMHCEACRVGAPLVTEAEIKVLHAQIPHWNIIQENNINRLQRVFKFNNFAEALTFTNKAGALAEENGHHPDILTAYGQVTITWWSHKIKGLHKNDFIMAAKTDELQ; from the coding sequence ATGGAGAAATTAACCACAATGCACTGCGAAGCCTGCCGGGTAGGTGCACCCTTAGTCACTGAGGCAGAAATCAAAGTGCTACACGCCCAAATTCCTCATTGGAACATCATCCAAGAAAATAATATCAATCGCTTACAGCGTGTATTTAAGTTTAATAATTTTGCTGAAGCGCTAACCTTTACTAATAAAGCCGGAGCATTGGCAGAGGAGAACGGGCACCACCCAGATATTCTCACCGCCTATGGACAGGTCACTATTACTTGGTGGTCCCATAAAATCAAAGGACTCCATAAAAATGATTTTATTATGGCAGCAAAAACCGATGAATTGCAGTAA
- a CDS encoding type 1 glutamine amidotransferase codes for MKIHYLQHVAFEKLGSIESWARSHSHPLFATKFYQGDPLPELATIDWLVVMGGPMNIYEEDRYPWLAQEKKFIEQAIKAKKPVIGICLGAQLIADVLGTKVFPNQYREIGWFPIEFTAQAQESPLFNFLPQTLNVFHWHGDTFDLPAGAIPLAQSKACAHQGFIYHEHVIAFQFHLEVLLENVQQLIHHGRNELKAGKYIQTPEEMLVVTEDNFLTIKTAMTGILDRLSA; via the coding sequence ATGAAAATCCATTATCTTCAGCATGTGGCTTTTGAAAAGCTAGGGAGTATTGAATCATGGGCAAGATCCCATAGTCATCCCCTATTCGCGACTAAATTTTATCAGGGCGATCCATTACCTGAGCTAGCCACCATTGATTGGCTCGTTGTCATGGGTGGGCCTATGAATATTTACGAGGAAGATCGATATCCTTGGCTAGCACAAGAGAAAAAATTTATTGAACAAGCGATTAAAGCAAAAAAACCTGTCATAGGTATTTGTTTAGGCGCTCAGTTAATTGCCGATGTATTAGGCACAAAAGTATTCCCGAATCAGTATCGAGAAATTGGTTGGTTTCCCATTGAGTTTACAGCACAAGCTCAGGAATCTCCCCTATTTAATTTTCTACCTCAGACTCTCAATGTTTTTCATTGGCATGGAGATACCTTTGATCTGCCTGCTGGTGCTATCCCACTAGCTCAAAGCAAAGCCTGCGCCCATCAAGGATTCATATATCACGAGCATGTGATTGCATTCCAGTTTCATTTGGAAGTGCTGTTAGAAAATGTACAGCAATTAATTCATCATGGTAGAAATGAACTTAAAGCGGGTAAATATATCCAAACTCCGGAAGAGATGCTTGTTGTTACAGAAGATAATTTCCTCACCATAAAAACAGCAATGACAGGTATTTTAGATCGATTATCTGCTTAG
- the sugE gene encoding quaternary ammonium compound efflux SMR transporter SugE, which yields MAWVNLVIAGLFEISWAIGLKYTEGFTKLWPSIFTISTMSISLYFLSQALKTIPIGTGYAIWTGIGVSGTAILGIILFSESAALSRLSCIALIITGIVGLKLTSP from the coding sequence ATGGCATGGGTTAATCTTGTAATCGCAGGATTGTTCGAGATCAGCTGGGCAATCGGTTTAAAATACACCGAAGGGTTTACCAAACTATGGCCTAGTATTTTCACTATTTCAACCATGAGCATTAGTTTATATTTCCTATCTCAGGCACTCAAAACGATCCCTATCGGCACTGGGTACGCTATTTGGACGGGAATTGGTGTCTCGGGTACAGCTATTTTAGGAATCATTCTGTTCTCAGAATCCGCTGCCCTTTCGCGTTTATCTTGTATCGCTTTGATCATAACTGGTATCGTTGGGCTTAAACTTACCTCACCCTAA
- a CDS encoding tellurite resistance TerB family protein encodes MDFGNLVGQLLQGVTDQSSSRLEHVTSSNVLGNLMDVAQDFLSKKQAGEMTGGQLGSLGALAGALLGGGGEAAKGAIGGSAMAILGALAASALQKRESMQSTQPPSLPQDHVEALTAPETEQLIIRAMIGAAKADGQIDQKELDKIFGRINADHLTDKERQFLMEELSRPTDLQALVAAVPNQAVAAQVYAASLFAIDIDTEAERIYLQQLAEVLKLDLETVNHLHELTGLNKPA; translated from the coding sequence ATGGATTTTGGAAATCTTGTGGGACAACTGCTACAGGGAGTTACCGATCAGAGTAGCTCCAGATTAGAACATGTGACTAGCTCTAATGTGCTTGGTAACCTAATGGACGTTGCTCAAGACTTTCTCAGTAAAAAACAAGCAGGAGAGATGACAGGCGGGCAGCTTGGCAGTCTTGGTGCTCTTGCTGGTGCGTTACTGGGTGGAGGTGGTGAAGCTGCAAAAGGGGCGATTGGGGGCAGCGCCATGGCAATTCTGGGAGCATTAGCCGCTAGTGCATTGCAAAAAAGAGAAAGCATGCAATCTACACAGCCACCTTCTTTACCTCAAGATCACGTTGAGGCCTTAACTGCCCCAGAAACTGAGCAGTTGATTATTCGCGCCATGATAGGGGCTGCTAAAGCAGATGGGCAGATTGATCAGAAAGAACTAGATAAGATCTTTGGCCGAATAAATGCCGATCATCTTACGGATAAGGAGCGTCAATTTTTGATGGAAGAGCTTAGCCGTCCAACGGATTTACAGGCTTTAGTTGCTGCGGTACCCAATCAAGCTGTAGCAGCGCAAGTTTATGCAGCTTCTTTGTTTGCGATTGATATTGATACAGAGGCTGAGCGAATCTATCTACAGCAGTTAGCTGAGGTGTTAAAGCTTGATTTAGAAACCGTAAACCATCTTCATGAGCTGACTGGGTTAAATAAACCCGCATAA
- the htpX gene encoding zinc metalloprotease HtpX — protein MDFREIIRRNNSRTRWVVLTYIAIMCLVGLLVDILFNADPQLDFTQNLLLFIQFQRTPYATLGILALTVLGLGVIHHFGPKMMLTGMEAREITPEGENSNIERQLLNIIEELSLGATLGYIPKLYILNTPEPNAFAAGWSAENALVGVTQGLLDRLNRQEIQAVLAHEVGHIVHGDSKLTLYVGILANVILTITNIFSQLFYLSSAQDNRRNEAANKARLLLIILNMVLPLITQVLYFYLSRTREYMADAASVELTQDNQAMISALRKISSEHETYQYDHTDTGQAYRSAAYIYHKGDSFFATHPSIENRIAALEGRLTP, from the coding sequence ATGGATTTTAGAGAAATTATCCGTAGAAATAATTCTCGCACGCGGTGGGTCGTGCTCACTTATATCGCCATTATGTGCCTTGTGGGGTTATTGGTAGATATCCTGTTCAACGCCGATCCTCAGCTTGATTTCACTCAAAACCTATTATTATTTATCCAATTTCAGCGCACCCCTTACGCTACATTGGGGATTTTAGCTTTAACCGTGCTTGGGTTAGGAGTCATTCATCATTTTGGCCCTAAAATGATGCTCACTGGCATGGAAGCCCGAGAAATCACCCCAGAGGGAGAAAATTCCAATATTGAGCGCCAATTACTGAATATTATTGAAGAACTTAGCCTTGGCGCTACCTTAGGCTATATTCCCAAGCTGTATATTTTAAATACCCCAGAGCCTAACGCCTTTGCTGCCGGATGGTCAGCAGAAAACGCTCTGGTAGGGGTTACTCAAGGATTATTAGATCGACTTAATCGGCAAGAAATACAAGCCGTACTTGCCCATGAAGTGGGGCATATTGTTCATGGGGATTCAAAACTGACTTTATACGTCGGTATTTTAGCCAACGTCATTTTGACCATCACCAATATTTTTAGCCAATTATTTTATCTTTCCAGCGCACAAGATAATCGGCGTAATGAAGCGGCCAATAAAGCGCGGTTATTGCTCATCATACTAAATATGGTGCTGCCCCTAATCACCCAAGTGCTCTATTTTTATTTATCCCGTACCCGAGAATATATGGCGGATGCTGCATCAGTTGAGTTAACACAAGATAATCAGGCCATGATTAGCGCCTTGCGTAAAATCTCCAGCGAACACGAAACCTATCAATACGATCACACCGATACCGGGCAAGCCTATCGCAGCGCAGCTTATATTTATCATAAAGGGGATTCTTTTTTTGCCACCCATCCCAGTATTGAAAATCGTATTGCTGCTTTAGAAGGGCGACTGACTCCATAG
- a CDS encoding LemA family protein, whose protein sequence is MMELLLIVLGLVVLVFYFYNQVVSLRQAVISSEAEISIQLDRRGKVFDSLLATVKKYLAHESEVFTKITALRTQAQQAHPVESKAAEEELSRVVSSGAIQMAVENYPDLKSDQIMANLQEEIVSTENKLSFAKRGYNNTLEKFQAYIGSMPALFIVKFFPQLNLNKDYWRLDEATIKAEEQRRISFD, encoded by the coding sequence ATGATGGAATTATTGCTGATTGTGCTGGGTTTAGTGGTGCTGGTGTTTTATTTTTATAATCAAGTGGTTTCTTTACGCCAAGCCGTTATTTCCAGTGAGGCCGAAATTTCCATACAGCTGGATCGGCGTGGGAAGGTCTTTGATAGCTTGTTAGCCACCGTTAAAAAATACTTAGCCCATGAGTCAGAGGTCTTTACTAAAATCACGGCATTACGAACGCAAGCGCAACAGGCTCATCCAGTGGAATCGAAAGCCGCAGAAGAAGAACTTTCTCGGGTAGTTTCCAGCGGCGCTATTCAAATGGCGGTGGAAAATTATCCCGATCTAAAATCTGATCAGATCATGGCTAATTTACAAGAGGAGATTGTCTCTACGGAAAATAAACTCTCTTTTGCCAAGCGGGGCTATAACAATACCTTAGAAAAATTTCAAGCCTATATTGGTTCTATGCCTGCTTTATTTATTGTGAAATTTTTCCCGCAATTAAATTTGAATAAAGATTATTGGCGCTTAGATGAAGCAACTATCAAGGCAGAGGAACAGCGTCGGATTAGCTTTGATTAA